One window of Quercus robur chromosome 12, dhQueRobu3.1, whole genome shotgun sequence genomic DNA carries:
- the LOC126709048 gene encoding bifunctional 3-dehydroquinate dehydratase/shikimate dehydrogenase, chloroplastic-like isoform X2: protein MAFKKNLLVCTQLQCETMEEMLASMEKAKAEGADLVELCIDSMSFSHTSEVEKLIKQRALPAIVSYRLKSSRTSGKGECKTTCMQVLRLALELDVEFVEMDFEVASDIGMAECMYKRANSKIIVSSFVNGGKPSNERLGNLIACMQSTGADVIKLVIDVDYITDLAPVFQMLAHCQVPLIAIAVGSRGLISQLLGPKFGGFLVYGSLEGKSVPGLPTLVSLKHVYKLEYLNADTKVFGLISNPVGHSKGPILHNPAFRHTGYNGIYVPMLVDDIKEFFRTYTGTDFAGFSVGIPHKEAAVGCCDEVHPLAKSIGAVNTIVRRPIDGKLIGYNTDCEASITAIEDALRERRVANGEALRTSPLAGKTFVLVGAGGAGRALAFGAKSRGAQVVIFNRNYERAKLLADAVSGEALPYECLKRFCPQEGMILANASAIGMEPNTDQTPVSKETLRAYELVFDAVYTPRNTRLLQEAAEVGAIVVSGVEMFIRQALGQFRLFTGGLAPEDFMRKLVLAQF, encoded by the exons ATGGCATTCAAGAAAAACCTGCTAGTGTGCACACAACTACAATGTGAGACCATGGAAGAAATGCTGGCTTCAATGGAGAAAGCCAAGGCAGAAGGTGCAGACCTTGTGGAGCTTTGCATAGATTCCATGTCATTCTCCCACACTTCTGAGGTTGAGAAGCTCATCAAACAAAGAGCTTTGCCAGCCATAGTCTCTTACAG GCTCAAATCATCAAGGACTTCAGGCAAAGGAGAATGCAAGACTACCTGCATGCAAGTACTGAGACTGGCTCTTGAATTAGATGTTGAATTCGTTGAAATGGATTTTGAG GTGGCTTCTGATATTGGCATGGCTGAATGCATGTACAAGCGTGCCAATAGCAAAATAATTGTCTCAAGCTTTGTGAATGGTGGGAAACCTTCAAATGAAAGACTTGGTAATCTGATTGCATGTATGCAATCAACTGGAGCAGATGTTATTAAGCTTGTTATTGATGTGGATTATATCACAGATTTGGCACCGGTTTTCCAGATGCTTGCTCATTGCCAG GTGCCATTAATTGCTATTGCAGTGGGTAGCAGAGGTCTAATAAGCCAACTATTGGGTCCTAAATTTGGTGGATTTTTAGTGTATGGATCTCTGGAAGGAAAATCAGTACCTGGGTTGCCAACTTTAGTCAGCCTTAAACATGTTTACAAACTTGAATACTTGAATGCAGATACAaaagtttttggactcatttCAAATCCAGTAGGTCATAGCAAGGGTCCTATTCTGCACAACCCTGCCTTTAGACACACAGGATATAATGGAATTTATGTTCCCATGCTGGTCGATGATATCAAGGAATTCTTTAGAACCTATACAGGCACTGACTTCGCAGGTTTCAG TGTTGGAATCCCACACAAAGAAGCTGCAGTTGGGTGTTGTGATGAAGTACATCCACTGGCTAAG TCTATAGGAGCTGTAAATACTATTGTAAGGAGGCCTATTGATGGGAAGCTGATCGGTTATAACACAGATTGTGAGGCTTCTATCACTGCAATAGAGGATGCATTAAGAG AGAGACGAGTTGCCAATGGAGAAGCATTACGTACTTCTCCTCTAGCTGGGAAAACATTTGTATTGGTTGGAGCAGGAGGTGCAGGAAGAGCACTTGCTTTTGGTGCTAAAAGTAGAGGTGCTCAGGTTGTCATATTCAACCGGAATTATG agagagcaaagtTGCTTGCAGATGCAGTTTCAGGGGAAGCTCTACCATATGAATGCTTAAAAAGATTCTGCCCTCAGGAGGGAATGATCCTTGCAAATGCTTCTGCTATTGGAATGGAGCCAAATACTGATCAAACTCCTGTCTCAAag GAGACCTTGAGAGCATATGAGCTGGTTTTTGATGCGGTTTATACACCTAGAAATACACGGCTCTTACAAGAGGCTGCAGAGGTTGGGGCCATCGTAGTGAGTGGAGTGGAGATGTTTATCAGACAGGCCCTAGGCCAATTCAGACTCTTCACCGGTGGCTTAG CTCCAGAAGATTTCATGCGCAAGCTTGTTCTAGCACAATTTTGA
- the LOC126709048 gene encoding bifunctional 3-dehydroquinate dehydratase/shikimate dehydrogenase, chloroplastic-like isoform X3, whose product MAECMYKRANSKIIVSSFVNGGKPSNERLGNLIACMQSTGADVIKLVIDVDYITDLAPVFQMLAHCQIFTRTSQICKYSLYVPLIAIAVGSRGLISQLLGPKFGGFLVYGSLEGKSVPGLPTLVSLKHVYKLEYLNADTKVFGLISNPVGHSKGPILHNPAFRHTGYNGIYVPMLVDDIKEFFRTYTGTDFAGFSVGIPHKEAAVGCCDEVHPLAKSIGAVNTIVRRPIDGKLIGYNTDCEASITAIEDALRERRVANGEALRTSPLAGKTFVLVGAGGAGRALAFGAKSRGAQVVIFNRNYERAKLLADAVSGEALPYECLKRFCPQEGMILANASAIGMEPNTDQTPVSKETLRAYELVFDAVYTPRNTRLLQEAAEVGAIVVSGVEMFIRQALGQFRLFTGGLAPEDFMRKLVLAQF is encoded by the exons ATGGCTGAATGCATGTACAAGCGTGCCAATAGCAAAATAATTGTCTCAAGCTTTGTGAATGGTGGGAAACCTTCAAATGAAAGACTTGGTAATCTGATTGCATGTATGCAATCAACTGGAGCAGATGTTATTAAGCTTGTTATTGATGTGGATTATATCACAGATTTGGCACCGGTTTTCCAGATGCTTGCTCATTGCCAG ATTTTCACGAGGACATCACAAATTTGCAAGTATTCATTATAT GTGCCATTAATTGCTATTGCAGTGGGTAGCAGAGGTCTAATAAGCCAACTATTGGGTCCTAAATTTGGTGGATTTTTAGTGTATGGATCTCTGGAAGGAAAATCAGTACCTGGGTTGCCAACTTTAGTCAGCCTTAAACATGTTTACAAACTTGAATACTTGAATGCAGATACAaaagtttttggactcatttCAAATCCAGTAGGTCATAGCAAGGGTCCTATTCTGCACAACCCTGCCTTTAGACACACAGGATATAATGGAATTTATGTTCCCATGCTGGTCGATGATATCAAGGAATTCTTTAGAACCTATACAGGCACTGACTTCGCAGGTTTCAG TGTTGGAATCCCACACAAAGAAGCTGCAGTTGGGTGTTGTGATGAAGTACATCCACTGGCTAAG TCTATAGGAGCTGTAAATACTATTGTAAGGAGGCCTATTGATGGGAAGCTGATCGGTTATAACACAGATTGTGAGGCTTCTATCACTGCAATAGAGGATGCATTAAGAG AGAGACGAGTTGCCAATGGAGAAGCATTACGTACTTCTCCTCTAGCTGGGAAAACATTTGTATTGGTTGGAGCAGGAGGTGCAGGAAGAGCACTTGCTTTTGGTGCTAAAAGTAGAGGTGCTCAGGTTGTCATATTCAACCGGAATTATG agagagcaaagtTGCTTGCAGATGCAGTTTCAGGGGAAGCTCTACCATATGAATGCTTAAAAAGATTCTGCCCTCAGGAGGGAATGATCCTTGCAAATGCTTCTGCTATTGGAATGGAGCCAAATACTGATCAAACTCCTGTCTCAAag GAGACCTTGAGAGCATATGAGCTGGTTTTTGATGCGGTTTATACACCTAGAAATACACGGCTCTTACAAGAGGCTGCAGAGGTTGGGGCCATCGTAGTGAGTGGAGTGGAGATGTTTATCAGACAGGCCCTAGGCCAATTCAGACTCTTCACCGGTGGCTTAG CTCCAGAAGATTTCATGCGCAAGCTTGTTCTAGCACAATTTTGA
- the LOC126709048 gene encoding bifunctional 3-dehydroquinate dehydratase/shikimate dehydrogenase, chloroplastic-like isoform X1: MAFKKNLLVCTQLQCETMEEMLASMEKAKAEGADLVELCIDSMSFSHTSEVEKLIKQRALPAIVSYRLKSSRTSGKGECKTTCMQVLRLALELDVEFVEMDFEVASDIGMAECMYKRANSKIIVSSFVNGGKPSNERLGNLIACMQSTGADVIKLVIDVDYITDLAPVFQMLAHCQIFTRTSQICKYSLYVPLIAIAVGSRGLISQLLGPKFGGFLVYGSLEGKSVPGLPTLVSLKHVYKLEYLNADTKVFGLISNPVGHSKGPILHNPAFRHTGYNGIYVPMLVDDIKEFFRTYTGTDFAGFSVGIPHKEAAVGCCDEVHPLAKSIGAVNTIVRRPIDGKLIGYNTDCEASITAIEDALRERRVANGEALRTSPLAGKTFVLVGAGGAGRALAFGAKSRGAQVVIFNRNYERAKLLADAVSGEALPYECLKRFCPQEGMILANASAIGMEPNTDQTPVSKETLRAYELVFDAVYTPRNTRLLQEAAEVGAIVVSGVEMFIRQALGQFRLFTGGLAPEDFMRKLVLAQF, translated from the exons ATGGCATTCAAGAAAAACCTGCTAGTGTGCACACAACTACAATGTGAGACCATGGAAGAAATGCTGGCTTCAATGGAGAAAGCCAAGGCAGAAGGTGCAGACCTTGTGGAGCTTTGCATAGATTCCATGTCATTCTCCCACACTTCTGAGGTTGAGAAGCTCATCAAACAAAGAGCTTTGCCAGCCATAGTCTCTTACAG GCTCAAATCATCAAGGACTTCAGGCAAAGGAGAATGCAAGACTACCTGCATGCAAGTACTGAGACTGGCTCTTGAATTAGATGTTGAATTCGTTGAAATGGATTTTGAG GTGGCTTCTGATATTGGCATGGCTGAATGCATGTACAAGCGTGCCAATAGCAAAATAATTGTCTCAAGCTTTGTGAATGGTGGGAAACCTTCAAATGAAAGACTTGGTAATCTGATTGCATGTATGCAATCAACTGGAGCAGATGTTATTAAGCTTGTTATTGATGTGGATTATATCACAGATTTGGCACCGGTTTTCCAGATGCTTGCTCATTGCCAG ATTTTCACGAGGACATCACAAATTTGCAAGTATTCATTATAT GTGCCATTAATTGCTATTGCAGTGGGTAGCAGAGGTCTAATAAGCCAACTATTGGGTCCTAAATTTGGTGGATTTTTAGTGTATGGATCTCTGGAAGGAAAATCAGTACCTGGGTTGCCAACTTTAGTCAGCCTTAAACATGTTTACAAACTTGAATACTTGAATGCAGATACAaaagtttttggactcatttCAAATCCAGTAGGTCATAGCAAGGGTCCTATTCTGCACAACCCTGCCTTTAGACACACAGGATATAATGGAATTTATGTTCCCATGCTGGTCGATGATATCAAGGAATTCTTTAGAACCTATACAGGCACTGACTTCGCAGGTTTCAG TGTTGGAATCCCACACAAAGAAGCTGCAGTTGGGTGTTGTGATGAAGTACATCCACTGGCTAAG TCTATAGGAGCTGTAAATACTATTGTAAGGAGGCCTATTGATGGGAAGCTGATCGGTTATAACACAGATTGTGAGGCTTCTATCACTGCAATAGAGGATGCATTAAGAG AGAGACGAGTTGCCAATGGAGAAGCATTACGTACTTCTCCTCTAGCTGGGAAAACATTTGTATTGGTTGGAGCAGGAGGTGCAGGAAGAGCACTTGCTTTTGGTGCTAAAAGTAGAGGTGCTCAGGTTGTCATATTCAACCGGAATTATG agagagcaaagtTGCTTGCAGATGCAGTTTCAGGGGAAGCTCTACCATATGAATGCTTAAAAAGATTCTGCCCTCAGGAGGGAATGATCCTTGCAAATGCTTCTGCTATTGGAATGGAGCCAAATACTGATCAAACTCCTGTCTCAAag GAGACCTTGAGAGCATATGAGCTGGTTTTTGATGCGGTTTATACACCTAGAAATACACGGCTCTTACAAGAGGCTGCAGAGGTTGGGGCCATCGTAGTGAGTGGAGTGGAGATGTTTATCAGACAGGCCCTAGGCCAATTCAGACTCTTCACCGGTGGCTTAG CTCCAGAAGATTTCATGCGCAAGCTTGTTCTAGCACAATTTTGA
- the LOC126709815 gene encoding uncharacterized protein LOC126709815, producing MVMGFSLIKLMGSQFMPSSHNTIAASRIFNSKIVPSVGLAGVIGVQHMIHTCTRRFYHANFSQKFLNSAATTPSLNLWAQRCLRFCKRNKGSLLFGAFAACVTLSYVRIQRVPYTKQIQLVTKETTEERRAEDRWKTFMERYKEDLLPLSDPRSIRAQSVATNLIRAMKVGLRLEKECKVNGHSCEDGDFREYRVRCEWERDNGDHINNFKYEGGNLLSDRKLLWKSSTKHLDGKDWEVYVLDCPDEEDALHFCHFSHFNKRIVIPRGLLDSLKFDAELALFIGHEIGHIVGRHIARIYIRFCWNIYLLTRIFQEKSGFEELFWAYTRRWNEREANHIGLMLMASAGYDPQTAIGVLEKSGQTFNKNQLKEEMGEMFAVFKKVKDYMNLRSVIYRSMLD from the exons ATGGTAATGGGGTTTTCTTTGATAAAATTGATGGGAAGCCAGTTCATGCCAAGTAGCCATAACACGATTGCAGCAAGTAGAATTTTCAATTCGAAGATTGTTCCTTCTGTGGGGTTGGCTGGAGTAATTGGAGTGCAACATATGATTCATACATGTACAAGGAGATTTTACCACGCAAATTTTTCTCAGAAATTCCTAAACAGTGCAGCTACAACTCCTTCACTTAATTTGTGGGCACAAAGATGTCTGAGattttgtaaaagaaacaaGGGTAGTTTGCTGTTTGGTGCTTTTGCTGCTTGTGTTACTCTTTCTTATGTGAGAATACAAAGAGTACCATACACAAAACAAATTCAACTTGTTACCAAAGAAACAACGGAGGAAAGGAGGGCAGAGGATCGCTGGAAGACGTTTATGGAGAGATACAAAGAAGATTTACTCCCTTTATCAGACCCTAGGAGTATTAGGGCACAATCTGTAGCTACAAATTTGATTAGAGCAATGAAGGTGGGGTTAAGGCTTGAAAAGGAGTGCAAGGTCAATGGGCATTCATGTGAGGATGGAGATTTTAGAGAGTATAGGGTACGTTGCGAGTGGGAAAGAGATAATGGAGATCACATTAACAACTTTAAATATGAAGGAGGGAATCTTCTTTCTGATCGTAAACTCTTATGGAAATCTAGTACTAAACATTTGGATGGAAAAGATTGGGAAGTTTATGTGTTGGATTGCCCTGATGAAGAAGATGCTTTACACTTCTGCCACTTCTCCCACTTTAATAAAAGGATTGTTATTCCTAGGGGGTTACTCGACAGTCTAAAGTTCGATGCAGAGTTAGCATTATTTATTGGGCATGAG atTGGGCATATTGTGGGTCGACATATAGCAAGAATTTATATAAGGTTTTGCTGGAATATCTATCTTCTCACTCGTATATTCCAAGAGAAGTCTGGATTTGAAGAGTTGTTTTGGGCTTATACACGCAGAtg GAATGAAAGGGAGGCAAATCATATTGGATTAATGTTGATGGCATCTGCTGGATATGACCCTCAAACAGCAATTGGCGTATTAGAGAAGTCGGGCCAAACTTTCAATAAGAATCAACTAAAAGAGGAAATGGGAGAAATGTTTGCAGTGTTCAAGAAAGTAAAAGATTACATGAATTTGAGAAGCGTGATTTATAGGAGCATGCTTGATTAA
- the LOC126709049 gene encoding secoisolariciresinol dehydrogenase-like, translated as MYNNAGVPCKTPPSIVDLDLAVFDKIMDINVRGVMAGIKHASRVMIPCQTGSILCTASVTGLMDGLAQHTYCVSKFAVIGIVKSVAAELCKYGIRVNCISPFAIPTKFVMDEMSQVFPGVDDRQLVEVVTNAGVLEGTSCEPNDVANAALYLVSDDAKYVSGHNLVLDGGFTSFKHLGFPAPDEMQ; from the coding sequence ATGTACAACAATGCAGGGGTGCCCTGCAAAACTCCCCCAAGCATTGTGGACCTTGATCTGGCAGTTTTTGATAAAATCATGGACATCAATGTGCGGGGAGTCATGGCTGGGATCAAACATGCATCACGTGTGATGATCCCATGTCAAACTGGATCAATTCTCTGCACAGCTAGTGTTACAGGACTAATGGATGGGTTAGCACAGCACACATATTGTGTGTCCAAATTTGCTGTTATAGGCATTGTTAAGTCTGTGGCTGCAGAGCTATGCAAGTATGGAATCCGGGTGAATTGTATATCACCATTTGCCATTCCAACTAAGTTTGTAATGGATGAAATGAGTCAGGTTTTTCCTGGTGTAGATGATCGACAGCTTGTGGAAGTGGTTACTAATGCTGGTGTTTTGGAGGGAACTAGTTGTGAACCCAATGATGTAGCTAATGCTGCGCTCTATCTTGTTTCTGATGATGCCAAGTATGTTAGTGGGCATAATTTGGTATTAGATGGAGGCTTTACATCTTTTAAGCATTTGGGGTTTCCTGCACCAGATGAAATGCAGTAA